A single Nicotiana tabacum cultivar K326 chromosome 5, ASM71507v2, whole genome shotgun sequence DNA region contains:
- the LOC107817883 gene encoding transcription factor MYC2-like (The RefSeq protein has 2 substitutions compared to this genomic sequence), translating to MTDYRIPTMTNIWSNTTSDDNMMEAFLSSDPSSFWPGTTTTPTPRSSVSPAPAPVTGIAGDPLKSMPYFNQESLQQRLQTLIDGARKGWTYAIFWQSSVVDFASPSVLGWGDGYYKGEEDKNKRKTASFSPDFITEQAHRKKVLRELNSLISGTQTGGENDAVDEEVTDTEWFFLISMTQSFVNGSGLPGLAMYSSSPIWVTGTERLAVSHCERARQAQGFGLQTIVCIPSANGVVELGSTELIFQTADLMNKVKVLFNFNIDMGATTGSGSGSCAIQAEPDPSALWLTDPASSVVEVKDSSNTVPSRNTSKQLVFGNENSENVNQNSQQTQGFFTRELNFSEYGFDGSNTRYGNGNANSSRSCKPESGEILNFGDSTKRSACSANGSLFSGQSQFGPGPAEENKNKNKKRSPASRGSNDEGILSFVSGVILPSSNTGKSGGGGDSDQSDLEASVVKEADSSRVVDPEKKPRKRGRKPANGREEPLNHVEAERQRREKLNQRFYALRAVVPNVSKMDKASLLGDAIAFINELKSKVQNSDSDKEDLRNQIESLRNELANKGSNYTGPPPSNQELKIVDMDIDVKVIGWDAMIRIQSNKKNHPAARLMTALMELDLDVHHASVSVVNELMIQQATVKMGSRLYTQEQLRISLTSRIAESR from the coding sequence ATGACGGATTATAGAATACCAACGATGACTAATATATGGAGCAATACTACATCCGATGATAATATGATGGAAGCTTTTTTATCTTCTGATCCGTCGTCGTTTTGGCCCGGAACAACTACTACACCAACTCCCCGGAGTTCAGTTTCTCCAGCGCCGGCGCCGGTGACGGGGATTGCCGGAGACCCATTAAAGTCTATGCCATATTTCAACCAAGAGTCACTGCAACAGCGACTCCAGACTTTAATCGATGGGGCTCGCGAAGGGTGGACGTATGCCATATTTTGGCAATCGTCTGTTGTGGATTTCGCGAGCCCCTCGGTTTTGGGGTGGGGAGATGGGTATtataaaggtgaagaagataaaaataagcgtaaaacggcgtcgttttcgCCTGACTTTATCACGGAACAAGCACACCGGAAAAAGGTTCTCCGGGAGCTGAATTCTTTAATTTCCGGCACACAAACCGGTGGTGAAAATGATGCTGTAGATGAAGAAGTAACTGATACTGAATGGTTTTTTCTGATTTCCATGACACAATCGTTTGTTAACGGAAGCGGGCTTCCGGGCCTGGCGATGTATAGTTCAAGCCCGATTTGGGTTACTGGAACAGAGAGATTAGCTGTTTCTCACTGTGAACGGGCCCGACAGGCCCAAGGTTTCGGGCTTCAGACTATTGTTTGTATTCCTTCAGCTAATGGTGTTGTTGAGCTCGGGTCAACTGAGTTGATATTCCAGACTGCTGATTTAATGAACAAGGTTaaagttttgtttaattttaatattgatATGGGTGCGACTACGGGCTCAGGATCGGGCTCATGTGCTATTCAGGCCGAGCCCGATCCTTCAGCCCTTTGGCTGACTGATCCGGCTTCTTcagttgtggaagtcaaggattCGTCGAATACAGTTCCTTCAAGGAATACCAGTAAGCAACTTGTGTTTGGAAatgagaattctgaaaatggTAATCAAAATTCTCAGCAAACACAAGGATTTTTCACTAGGGAGTTGAATTTTTCCGAATATGGATTTGATGGAAGTAATACTCGGTATGGAAATGGGAATGCGAATTCTTCGCGTTCTTGCAAGCCTGAGTCTGGTGAAATCTTGAATTTTGGTGATAGTACTAAGAGGAGTGCTTGCAGTGCAAATGGGAGCTTGTTTTCGGGCCAATCACAGTTCGGGCCCGGGCCTGCGGAGGAgaacaagaacaagaacaagaaAAGGTCACCTGCATCAAGAGGAAGCAACGATGAAGGAATCCTTTCATTTGTTTCGGGTGTGATTTTGCCAAGTTCAAACACGGGGAAGTCCGGTGGAGGTGGCGATTCGGATCAATCAGATCTCGAGGCTTCGGTGGTGAAGGAGGCGGATAGTAGTAGAGTTGTAGACCCCGAGAAGAAGCCGAGGAAACGAGGGAGGAAACCGGCTAACGGGAGAGAGGAGCCATTGAATCATGTGGAGGCAGAGAGGCAAAGGAGGGAGAAATTGAATCAAAGATTCTATGCACTTAGAGCTGTTGTACCAAATGTGTCAAAAATGGATAAAGCATCACTTCTTGGTGATGCAATTGCATTTATCAATGAGTTGAAATCAAAGGTTCAGAATTCTGACTCAGATAAAGAGGACTTGAGGAACCAAATCGAATCTTTAAGGAATGAATTAGCCAACAAGGGATCAAACTATACCGGTCCTCCCCCGTCAAATCAAGAACTCAAGATTGTAGATATGGACATCGACGTTAAGGTGATCGGATGGGATGCTATGATTCGTATACAATCTAATAAAAAGAACCATCCAGCCGCGAGGTTAATGACCGCTCTCATGGAATTGGACTTAGATGTGCACCATGCTAGTGTTTCAGTTGTCAACGAGTTGATGATCCAACAAGCGACTGTGAAAATGGGAAGCCGGCTTTACACGCAAGAACAACTTCGGATATCATTGACATCCAGAATTGCTGAATCGCGATGA